Proteins from a genomic interval of Microbacterium esteraromaticum:
- a CDS encoding ABC transporter ATP-binding protein, with protein sequence MLGKILVRYLSRYRWLLLGVLVFQFASAMASLYLPRLNADIIDKGVARADIGYIWSHGAFMLTVSLGQILASIIATFFAAKAAMSVGRDIRADVFSRVSGFSEREVSQFGAGSLITRNTNDVQQVQMLAMMGATMFVTAPLLAIGGIIMAVQTDVGLSWLIAVSVPVLLVVAVLIISRMVPLFRANQSKLDTVNRIMREQLTGVRVVRAFVRERIEEQRFRVANTDLMVLGRKIGSLFVLLFPLFMLILNVTVVAVIWFGGIEINQGGVEVGTLFAFMQYIGQIMMGVIMSSFMAMMIPRAAVSAERVGEVLDAEASMTRPENGTTAFPEPGAVVFDDVEFTYPGAEAPVLSGISFGASPGETVAIIGSTGSGKTTLVSLIPRLFDVTGGAVRVGGVDVREADVDALWQDIGLVPQRPFLFTGTVASNLRYGREDATDEELWKALEIAQGRDFVEEMPEGLESRIAQGGTNVSGGQRQRLAIARAIVHQPKVLVFDDSFSALDLTTDARLRQALWRELPDVTKIVVAQRVSTITDADRIVVIEDGALAGVGTHDELLASSETYREIVDSQLGVDA encoded by the coding sequence GTGCTGGGAAAAATCCTCGTCCGCTATCTCTCCAGATACCGATGGTTGCTCTTGGGCGTGCTGGTGTTCCAGTTCGCCAGCGCCATGGCATCGCTGTACCTGCCGCGCCTGAACGCCGACATCATCGACAAGGGCGTCGCCCGTGCCGACATCGGCTACATCTGGTCGCACGGCGCCTTCATGCTGACCGTCTCGCTCGGTCAGATCCTCGCCTCGATCATCGCGACGTTCTTCGCCGCGAAGGCCGCCATGTCGGTCGGCCGTGACATTCGCGCCGACGTCTTCTCGCGTGTGAGCGGGTTCTCCGAGCGTGAGGTCTCGCAGTTCGGCGCCGGCTCGCTGATCACCCGCAACACCAACGACGTGCAGCAGGTGCAGATGCTGGCGATGATGGGCGCGACGATGTTCGTGACCGCGCCGCTGCTGGCCATCGGTGGCATCATCATGGCGGTGCAGACCGATGTCGGCCTGAGCTGGCTGATCGCCGTGTCGGTTCCCGTGCTGCTCGTCGTCGCCGTGCTGATCATCAGCCGCATGGTGCCGCTGTTCCGCGCGAACCAGAGCAAGCTCGACACCGTCAACCGCATCATGCGCGAGCAACTCACGGGTGTGCGCGTCGTGCGCGCCTTCGTGCGCGAGCGCATCGAAGAGCAGCGGTTCCGGGTCGCGAACACCGACCTGATGGTGCTGGGCCGCAAGATCGGCTCGCTGTTCGTGCTGCTGTTCCCACTGTTCATGCTGATCCTCAACGTCACCGTCGTCGCGGTGATCTGGTTCGGCGGCATCGAGATCAACCAGGGTGGTGTCGAGGTCGGCACCCTGTTCGCGTTCATGCAGTACATCGGCCAGATCATGATGGGCGTGATCATGTCGAGCTTCATGGCGATGATGATCCCGCGCGCTGCGGTCTCGGCCGAGCGCGTCGGTGAGGTGCTCGACGCCGAGGCGTCGATGACCCGCCCCGAGAACGGCACCACCGCGTTCCCCGAGCCCGGGGCCGTCGTCTTCGACGACGTCGAGTTCACCTACCCCGGCGCCGAGGCGCCCGTGCTCAGCGGCATCAGCTTCGGCGCATCCCCCGGCGAGACCGTGGCGATCATCGGGTCGACGGGCTCGGGCAAGACCACCCTGGTCTCGCTCATCCCGCGATTGTTCGACGTCACCGGCGGTGCCGTGCGCGTCGGCGGTGTCGACGTGCGAGAGGCCGACGTCGACGCGCTCTGGCAGGACATCGGTCTGGTGCCGCAGCGTCCGTTCCTGTTCACCGGCACGGTGGCATCCAACCTGCGCTACGGCCGTGAGGACGCGACCGACGAGGAACTCTGGAAGGCCCTTGAGATCGCTCAGGGGCGTGACTTCGTCGAAGAGATGCCCGAGGGGCTCGAATCGCGCATCGCCCAGGGCGGCACGAACGTCTCAGGTGGTCAGCGGCAGCGCCTCGCGATCGCCAGGGCGATCGTGCATCAGCCGAAGGTGCTCGTGTTCGACGACTCGTTCTCGGCGCTCGACCTGACCACGGATGCCCGGCTGCGCCAGGCGCTATGGCGCGAGCTGCCGGACGTGACCAAGATCGTCGTCGCGCAGCGCGTGTCGACTATCACCGATGCCGACCGCATCGTCGTGATCGAAGACGGCGCGCTCGCCGGCGTCGGCACCCACGACGAGTTGCTCGCCAGCAGCGAGACCTATCGCGAGATCGTCGATTCGCAGTTGGGGGTGGACGCATGA
- a CDS encoding glycosyltransferase family 4 protein: protein MRDDETAAPAVLMVCDYSLQYLGGAQTAFLRQAEALADEGVRVVVLAPDADSLALRRADAAMSDAVRHPIVTIAPPRRGTIPVLDLPLLGRAGDLEPLVAATIRRHGVGAVVVHSEFALAAAAIAVAARTGIPSLHTVHTFFWRAPAVLAPFAPIVTKVHATLTGIREGKRFTGSHPLNNALRTMTLRVAERADIVLSPSKHQAEALREAGAARVEAFSNVAQPLRLASAPSADGPLRLLWVARFAPEKRLDVALDAMRLVVDRLGPDRVRLDVAGGTHRAVPGVEFHGPVPGERVGELMDAADAALITSHGFDNQPMVALEAFAHGRPVIVSDPVLATEFGDAALGTPTPDAAGLADLILRLEADRGVLAAHREAAVAYADERQPAAHVARLQQLIASVD, encoded by the coding sequence ATGCGCGACGACGAGACGGCCGCACCCGCGGTTCTGATGGTGTGCGACTACTCGCTGCAGTACCTCGGCGGCGCGCAGACCGCGTTCCTGCGACAGGCCGAGGCCCTGGCGGATGAGGGCGTCCGCGTGGTGGTGCTCGCGCCCGATGCCGACTCCCTCGCCCTGCGCAGGGCGGACGCCGCGATGTCGGATGCCGTCCGGCATCCGATCGTCACGATCGCACCACCCCGCCGCGGGACCATCCCGGTGCTCGATCTGCCGCTGCTCGGCCGCGCCGGTGATCTCGAGCCGCTCGTGGCCGCCACCATCCGTCGGCACGGCGTCGGCGCCGTCGTCGTGCATTCGGAGTTCGCGCTGGCCGCCGCCGCGATCGCCGTCGCCGCGCGCACGGGCATCCCCTCACTGCACACGGTGCACACGTTCTTCTGGCGCGCGCCCGCCGTTCTCGCGCCGTTCGCGCCGATCGTGACGAAGGTGCATGCGACACTCACCGGCATCCGCGAGGGCAAGCGATTCACCGGCAGCCACCCGCTCAACAACGCGCTGCGCACGATGACCCTGCGCGTCGCCGAGCGCGCCGACATCGTCCTCTCCCCCTCCAAGCATCAGGCCGAAGCACTGCGCGAGGCCGGCGCCGCACGCGTCGAGGCGTTCTCGAACGTGGCGCAGCCGCTGCGCCTGGCATCCGCCCCTTCCGCAGACGGTCCGCTCCGGTTGCTGTGGGTCGCGCGGTTCGCGCCCGAGAAGCGCCTCGACGTCGCCCTCGACGCGATGCGTCTCGTGGTCGACCGGCTCGGCCCCGACCGTGTGCGGCTCGATGTGGCCGGCGGCACGCACCGTGCCGTGCCGGGCGTCGAGTTCCACGGCCCCGTCCCGGGTGAGCGCGTGGGTGAGCTGATGGATGCCGCCGATGCCGCGCTGATCACCTCGCACGGGTTCGACAACCAGCCCATGGTCGCTCTGGAGGCCTTCGCGCACGGGCGCCCGGTCATCGTCAGCGATCCGGTGCTCGCGACAGAGTTCGGCGACGCCGCGCTGGGCACGCCGACCCCGGATGCCGCCGGGCTGGCCGATCTGATCCTGCGCCTGGAGGCGGACCGCGGTGTGCTCGCCGCGCACCGCGAGGCCGCCGTGGCCTACGCCGACGAGCGCCAGCCAGCCGCGCACGTCGCGCGTCTGCAGCAGCTCATCGCCTCGGTGGACTGA
- a CDS encoding enoyl-CoA hydratase/isomerase family protein, protein MTDVEEATVLVRTENSLGRITLNRPRAINALDLGMIEQITAALTAWIDDSDVQTVLIDGSGDRGLCAGGDVRALYDQIVSGHADRVADFFRAEYAMNALIAEYPKPVVVFADGITMGGGIGLAGHAAVRVVTERSRLAMPETRIGFTPDVGGTWLLGRAPGRMGEYFGLTGRSMNGADAIHLGFADHFVPSENLDAVRDALAHRADPGTPNELVLLFDETPEPSSLPDDRAWVDEAFSADTVGEIVERLRASDAPGAASALATLEELSPTGLAVTLDAVREARTMSGVREALVGEYRRVMWFAHHHPDLVEGIRAQLVDKDRQPKWQPATIAGLADAAGAGAREFVPEKPLF, encoded by the coding sequence GTGACAGACGTCGAAGAAGCCACCGTCCTCGTGCGCACCGAGAACTCCCTGGGGCGCATCACCCTGAACCGTCCGCGGGCGATCAACGCCCTCGACCTGGGCATGATCGAGCAGATCACGGCGGCCCTGACCGCCTGGATCGACGACAGCGATGTGCAGACCGTTCTCATCGACGGCTCGGGTGATCGCGGTCTGTGCGCCGGCGGCGATGTGCGTGCGCTGTACGACCAGATCGTGTCGGGCCACGCCGACCGAGTGGCCGACTTCTTCCGTGCCGAGTACGCCATGAACGCGCTCATCGCCGAGTACCCGAAGCCGGTCGTCGTCTTCGCCGACGGCATCACGATGGGCGGTGGCATCGGTTTGGCCGGCCACGCCGCCGTGCGGGTCGTCACCGAACGGTCGCGCCTCGCGATGCCCGAGACGCGCATCGGCTTCACCCCCGACGTCGGCGGCACGTGGCTGCTGGGCCGCGCGCCGGGACGCATGGGTGAGTACTTCGGGCTCACCGGGCGCAGCATGAACGGGGCGGATGCCATCCACCTCGGCTTCGCGGATCACTTCGTGCCGTCCGAGAACCTCGACGCCGTGCGCGACGCGCTTGCGCACCGCGCCGACCCCGGCACACCGAATGAGCTGGTGCTGCTGTTCGACGAGACCCCCGAGCCGTCGTCGCTGCCCGATGACCGGGCGTGGGTCGACGAGGCGTTCTCGGCCGACACCGTCGGTGAGATCGTCGAGCGCCTGCGCGCATCGGATGCCCCGGGGGCAGCATCCGCTCTCGCGACGCTCGAAGAGCTCTCGCCCACCGGACTCGCCGTCACGCTCGACGCGGTGCGCGAAGCACGCACGATGAGCGGCGTGCGTGAGGCACTGGTCGGCGAGTACCGCCGAGTGATGTGGTTCGCCCACCACCACCCCGACCTGGTCGAGGGAATCCGCGCGCAGCTCGTCGACAAGGATCGTCAGCCGAAGTGGCAGCCCGCGACGATCGCCGGGCTGGCGGATGCCGCGGGCGCGGGGGCGCGCGAGTTCGTTCCGGAGAAGCCGCTGTTCTGA
- a CDS encoding ATP-binding cassette domain-containing protein, which produces MPEGQVLEFTGVTKRFNTVTAVSELSVRVEPGVVTGFLGPNGAGKTTSLRIMLGQIKPTSGTATIGGVPYSDLRQPLRTVGAVLEESAYRPRRSAMRHLLIAAKANGIPVERVDEVLRLVGLQDDADTRLGSYSLGMRQRLAVATALLGDPGVLVLDEPANGLDPEGIRWMRLLMRRLADEGRTVLVSSHVLSEIEQVADNVVVLSRGRAVFSGSMDELADPSGGAVVVDATDRAALVTALTAAGLSFDLLRSGVTVRDSDAARVGAVAAEAGIALSTLQQRGPSLEEVFLDLVYGRRADSPRLDQVANPVAHAPESSADPVGDAALVAGGVPLAGAAAVIADGGVVAAAGVGYGTAPIDIVRPEGSESDAAEPADAADEAPAEEVPAEEAPADQTEADETETVGDDAAPIEGTAADAGVAEDASEAEAEAEATGLETPVIDEHSVTGETTVIDAAPASADESSPVEDISATVSALFGDAAPVADAAHHEPLPAEGSTAEDAAPSDDAASDESAPEPHDEHVPVDETAAADESDTTDDEVPSDEAPADEAPADETPADEAERTDERVQADGEPNADAAPAVTEIIDEIDITVAWAPRTADATASDEADAEVPGVLPLATEAVSLPPSPTVTSFTELITGIPADSADEAAPATEAISVEAVSVLHDDDDDSTVDDDEDDPRLAAMRTSLSSAASRFFDGPAPDYPYTRADIRASAHAAEQAGAAAEAAQPEQTDSEQDDSEQDGSAQDDQSADTDRDENARD; this is translated from the coding sequence ATGCCTGAAGGACAGGTGCTTGAGTTCACCGGCGTCACCAAGCGTTTCAACACGGTGACCGCGGTCTCAGAGCTCTCCGTGCGCGTCGAACCGGGAGTTGTGACCGGGTTCCTCGGACCGAACGGTGCCGGCAAGACCACCTCGCTGCGGATCATGCTGGGCCAGATCAAACCGACCTCCGGCACGGCCACGATCGGCGGAGTCCCCTATTCCGACCTGCGCCAGCCGCTGCGCACCGTCGGCGCGGTCCTCGAAGAGTCCGCGTACCGTCCGCGCCGCTCGGCGATGCGCCACCTGCTGATCGCGGCCAAGGCCAACGGCATCCCCGTCGAGCGCGTCGATGAGGTGCTGCGCCTCGTCGGGCTGCAGGATGACGCCGACACACGTCTGGGCAGCTACTCCCTGGGAATGCGCCAGCGCCTGGCCGTCGCGACCGCGCTGCTCGGCGACCCCGGTGTGCTGGTGCTCGACGAGCCCGCGAACGGACTCGACCCCGAGGGCATCCGCTGGATGCGCCTGCTGATGCGCCGCCTCGCCGACGAGGGACGCACCGTGCTCGTGTCTTCGCACGTGCTCAGCGAGATCGAACAGGTCGCCGACAACGTGGTGGTGCTCTCGCGCGGACGCGCGGTCTTCTCGGGCAGCATGGATGAACTCGCCGATCCTTCCGGCGGCGCCGTGGTCGTGGATGCCACCGACCGCGCCGCGCTGGTGACGGCGCTGACCGCGGCCGGATTGAGCTTCGATCTGTTGCGCTCGGGCGTCACGGTGCGCGATTCGGATGCCGCCCGCGTCGGCGCCGTCGCCGCCGAGGCCGGCATCGCCTTGAGCACTCTTCAGCAGCGCGGCCCGAGTCTGGAAGAGGTCTTCCTCGACCTCGTCTACGGGCGCCGCGCCGACAGCCCGCGCCTGGATCAGGTCGCGAACCCTGTCGCGCACGCCCCCGAGAGTTCCGCTGACCCGGTCGGCGACGCCGCACTGGTCGCGGGCGGGGTTCCGCTCGCAGGAGCGGCCGCCGTGATCGCCGACGGTGGCGTCGTCGCCGCAGCCGGCGTCGGATACGGCACCGCGCCGATCGACATCGTGCGCCCGGAGGGCTCCGAATCGGATGCTGCTGAGCCAGCGGATGCTGCGGATGAGGCGCCCGCCGAGGAGGTACCCGCCGAAGAGGCGCCTGCCGACCAGACCGAGGCCGATGAGACCGAGACCGTCGGTGACGACGCCGCACCTATCGAGGGCACAGCCGCCGACGCTGGTGTGGCCGAGGACGCGTCCGAGGCCGAGGCCGAGGCCGAGGCGACCGGGCTCGAAACTCCTGTGATCGATGAGCATTCGGTCACGGGCGAGACCACGGTTATCGACGCAGCGCCGGCTTCAGCCGACGAGTCGTCCCCTGTCGAAGACATCTCCGCGACGGTCAGCGCGCTGTTCGGCGACGCGGCACCCGTTGCCGACGCTGCGCACCACGAGCCGCTGCCGGCCGAGGGCTCTACCGCAGAAGACGCCGCCCCGAGTGACGACGCCGCGTCTGACGAATCCGCGCCCGAACCGCACGACGAGCATGTTCCGGTCGACGAGACCGCCGCTGCCGACGAGAGCGACACCACCGATGACGAGGTGCCGAGTGACGAGGCGCCGGCTGACGAGGCGCCGGCTGACGAAACGCCGGCTGACGAGGCAGAGCGCACCGACGAGCGCGTGCAGGCAGACGGTGAGCCGAACGCCGACGCCGCACCGGCGGTCACCGAGATCATCGACGAGATCGACATCACGGTGGCGTGGGCTCCGCGCACGGCCGATGCCACAGCATCCGATGAGGCCGACGCTGAGGTTCCCGGCGTTCTGCCCCTGGCGACCGAAGCGGTGTCGCTGCCACCGTCGCCCACGGTGACGTCGTTCACCGAGCTGATCACGGGAATCCCCGCCGACTCGGCCGACGAAGCCGCACCCGCGACCGAAGCGATCTCGGTCGAGGCTGTGTCGGTGCTGCACGACGACGATGACGACTCGACCGTCGATGACGACGAGGACGACCCGCGTCTCGCCGCAATGCGCACCTCGCTGTCGTCAGCGGCCAGCCGGTTCTTCGATGGCCCGGCGCCGGATTACCCGTACACGCGGGCCGATATCCGCGCCAGTGCCCACGCGGCCGAGCAGGCCGGGGCCGCCGCTGAAGCCGCGCAGCCGGAACAGACCGACTCCGAGCAGGACGACTCCGAGCAGGACGGCTCCGCACAGGACGACCAGTCCGCAGACACGGACCGCGACGAGAACGCTCGCGACTGA